The Topomyia yanbarensis strain Yona2022 chromosome 3, ASM3024719v1, whole genome shotgun sequence nucleotide sequence ttaaatagCTTGATTCCAGATGCGATTCAACCACAAAAAAAGTTAGTGAAAATGAATCAACTCCAAATAAAAAAGGACGACTAAGGTGGGTCGAAAGCGAAAACCATTTTCCGCATTGAGGCATCGTGTAAAACGTCTGCATGCTCGTAAGCTTCTCGCAAACGAAGAAGGAAACTTGGAAAAACTTTTAATGGCCGCCGAAAAACAAGCGATATTGGAGAGTTCCGAAAACATATCCCACATTTTAAAGAAATTGAGAATGGGCGGAGAGCAATATGCGAAACAGCTACTCATAAACAAAATAGAACCGGCTTCAGTGGAGAGTAGTTTGATGCTGAAGAGCGAGCTGGCGTTAAGTAGGAGAAAATACAATACGATCGCGATGTTTTTCAAAAAAGAACTTGGGATGGTTGTTTTAAGATCGTGGGACTCGGTAAGTTAACtgcatgaaaatatttttttaggattaagtGATTTCTTTTCTAATAGATTATTGAATTTCGGAACAAAATAATTCCCCGTTTTGAAAAACCGAACTGGGATTGGGGTTTTCTTTCAGTGGAGGTCCCACTTCGATATTTATTCGAGGCACACCTGAACCGGCTTTTTGAATGCTACCCTAGCATAATTGAATCGATAAAGGGACGCAATTCCGGTGAAGTAAGTTGTGTGTTGCGCATTGCTGGAGGATTTGACTCTGCCACAGCCTTCAACCATTATAATCAAGAAGGAATAACGGGCCAAGACGGCTCGCTTGTGGTGGCCAATGCGATGTTGCTGTCAGTTGAAATTGAAGGTGGTCAAATGTTGTGGAAAAATCCCACCCCACAATCGAACGTAATGGTGCGACCTACCTTCATGGGATGGGCTAAAGAGTCGACCGAactaacgttgaaaatttttcaaaaatttttcgaCGATATAGACGATTTGAACAAATACGTAATAATAAAACACATCGAAGACCtacgaataaaatttaaaatcgaagcCGTTTATACATTAATCGACGGTAAAGTAGCGAACGCCATTATTGGTAATGGCAACACCCACAAGTGCCCCTTGTGCTTATCAAAAAACAGCGTGATCGGTCCATCATACATGCACTCGATGATCAATAGTGTAGAGTGGCTGATAAAACACGCCGCCAAGGAAGTTTGTGGAGAGTTTCCTTTGACGCATCCTATTGTGAAGGACAAAATTAAAACTATATCAGGAGAATTGGAGAGAGAGTTCTCTGTCAGAGTGAACAGAGCACAACCAGGAGGATCAGGAAACTCGAATACTGGTAATTTGCTTTTTATCCCTCTACTACTCTACATTGTTCGTCGAGAAATATTGCAACATGTTGAGTTTCCTTTCAGTTTCAATCCGATATCCAATTTTAGTGCAGTAGAGCattaattatattttaaaaatttaacatTGTCGTTAACTTCATTGCTCTATCAGGTAATATGTCAAGACGATTATTAGCCGAACCATCTAAATtcgcaaaatgtttaaaaattaaGAATGGCGAAGAAATTATAAAGGGGATACGATTGCTTAGCTTCCTTAGTAGCTCGTCCCAGATTCTGGATGGCGAAAAAGTAGAAGTATTATACAATCATACCATAAAAATACTTCGGGAATCACTTTCACATTTACGCGATATACCCCCTTGTATTGAAAAATACAGCCATCTTAGGTATATATCAGAATCCATGGTAAGTTTCTAAAgaacaaatatatatatatatatatatatatatatatatatatatatatatatatatatatatatatatatatatatatatatatatatatatatatatatatatatatatatatatatatatatatatatatatatatatatatatatatatatatatatatatatatatatataacatctTTTCAGCCCTTACCTTTAGCATATTATTCTGAAGAGGCGGGAGAATCGGCGCATCGTAGGCACAAGATGAACCGGCTATATGGATCACGAAAAGTTAGTTTACAATGACAAGACAATTGCTTTGTTGATCTAATAATATCTAATCGTGATAGGTATCTCCTGAAGCAAACATTCAGGATATGTTGGTGGCTGCACTTTCTTGGAGCGATCCATTTATAGCGgcaaatataattaaaaaatctaaaaaaccaAAACGAGATTCCGAGTTCGAAGAGGTGATTCGGGGTTACATGAAATCCGCCAATGTAACTCAATGTAGCATGAACGAGTGTTCAGACATGTCTGACGAAGAATGGGATGCTGAATCAGAGTTTGATTCAgagtaaaatttatttttatttatttatttttttaatatttttacgaCCATATTACAATTCCTTTGTTTTATGTCCAATTGATTAGAAATAAGTTCATATGAATTAATATTGATATAtaatagtttttgtttttgtttatatgTCCAATTAGTTAGAAATAAGTTCATATGAATTAATATTGTTATATAATTTTTGCGATTAGTTCCTTTATTTTAAGCTCCTGTGAAACATTGTAaactgatttgaaaaaaatgctcgCATATTTTCCAAAATCTCATTTTGTTCTCATTTCGAAATCTTTCTCTTTTGATACTGGTTAGGTTCGTTTTTTACCATATACAAGAATTACTCGAACGTGCCGTAGTGTTACCAGTTTAACAGACGCATTTTTATTAGATACCAGTAGCACTTTCTTTCAACACTATGCAATAAGAGTTTGCCATGCGTTAAAAACTGCGTTTTGATCGTGACAATTCCCAAAGTAAATTAACAGTAAAATACACTTCAAACGCTTACAGTAAAATGTGCTCCAGCTTCGAATGCTTATTGCGCTTTGATTGCTGGAGTTTTTCGCAACTTTCGATATTTAGATTTAGGTCTTTTTGCTGCGGCTTCTGATTGGGAGcctgatttgatgaaaaccggtaatgttccggatcttcaaagccccatatctccggttaCAAGtacgtgcggtgaacaaatttgattgcatcttaaTTGCTAAAGTTTTTCGCAACTTTAAAGGtataattctttgtactttttcagcggATTTTGAATTAGGCCTCTGATTTGATGAAagccggtaatgttccggatcttcaaagccccatatctccggtcacaagtacgtgcggtgaacaaatttgattgcatcttaaTTGCTAAAGTTTTTCGCAACTTTAAGGAtataattctttgtactttttcagcggATTTTGAATTAGGCCTCTGATTTGATGAAAGCCGGTAATGTTCCgtatcttcaaagccccatatctccggtcacaagtgcgtgcggtgaacaaatttgattgcatcttgatcgctaAAATTTTTCGCAACTTAAAGGGTATAATCCTTTGTAATTTTTCAGCGGATTTTGAATTAGGCctctgatttgatgaaaaccggtaatgttccggatcttcaaagccccatatctccggttaCAAGtacgtgcggtgaacaaatttgattgcatcttaaTTGCTAAAGTTTTTCGCAACTTTAAAGGtataattctttgtactttttcagcggATTTTGAATTAGGCctctgatttgatgaaaaccggtaatgttccggatcttcaaagccccatatctccggtcacaagtacgtgcggtgaacaaatttgattgcatcttaaTTGCTAAAGTTTTTCGCAACTTTAAAGGtataattctttgtactttttcagcggATTTTGAATTAGGCctctgatttgatgaaaaccggtaatgttccggatcttcaaagccccatatctccggtcacaagtgcgtgcggtgaacaaatttgattgcgttCAATTTCCTAAAAAATTCCGGTGTATATATTGttatactttttcagcggcttctaattaattgcctttttggtcggatttcttccactgtgcagtgggtgggaataagtgcgaaagcgacgcacagctcaaaagtacctaaatttaagttaaaagaacttattctgtaggttattttcTGGTAGCGTGTAGAATAAATAGCCTTCTGTGTCCCAGTAAATGAAAAGGCGGCTTGGCGGGTTAAACTATACGCTGGcgatcggtaggctattgaaactttgttctaggctacctgccgtaacttgccgtttactgtaaaagtagtgtggggTGCTTTAattgtcaaatatatttaaaagttgcaaggaaattttttgcacgcgattttctccgtttgacgtttctgttagatttgatgtaatgaaaaaaagCTCTAGACTAGTCCAAAAAATTGGTTTTCGGctcgcattttaaattactgtGCTTAAGCTGATATTAACTTTAATCAAATTGCAAATGCACCCTACAAATTTCCGAAATCCAGTGCTAAGTGAACCTCGGCTTTTTGGAGGGCAATATACACTTTCTACACCGGCTGGGCATGTTTCGTCTAATCATCCACCTCCTCTCCCCCCAAGACCATTTCAACAATCTAGCGGAACTGGTATGTATGCGAATGCATACGGAACTCGTTTTGGAATGCCACCGTACGGATACTCGGGCCTTAGTAATGGATATAGCATGTTCGGTAATAATATGATGAATGATGGAATGTACGGTGGTGGCTACGGATTCAACCCACCCTACCCTGAACATCGGTAAGTAGCGCATGTAAACAAAGGAacacaattcaaatattttcttcACAGATTTATTCAAATGGCTGAGGAAAGTTCAAGACCCACATTTCAAAGCATTGAATCTTTGGTAGGAGCTATCAGCAATATTGCTACAATGCTAGATTCCACTTTTTTCGCATTAACAAGTTCATTTAGAGCGGTTCTGGGAGTGGCAGCCAACTTCGCCCATCTTCGAGGGGTATTTGCACAGTTTTGGACATCTTTCGCTTTGTTTCGATGGATTGTATGGAGCTATAGAAAGTAAGGTTGTTTGTGTCGTTTTGATTAGCTATTAAGTTACATTTGGTCCATTTGTAGACTGCTGTTCTTACTAAAGATTACAAAAACAGATCCTACTGAGAATAACTTCAAGGAGGCgttcaaaatggcaaaaaacGACAAACAAGCGACTAGTGTGAAGGGATCATCTTTGCCAGTAATTTTGTTCCTAGGATTTATTATGTCCGCGCCATATCTTTTAATGAAGTTATTTGGTAGCAGCGAGCATGTGGAACGAAGTGAGTTCTTGTCGATATATACATATGAAAACTACTTATCCTtaaaattttagcaaaaaatcCCCATAGCTGGGTAAACCCACTAGAAGCTGTGGCCTTGTTCAATTTTGACTCAACCAATCCTGAAGAGTTAACGATTCGGGCCGGACAACAAGTTTTAATAGCACCAAAAACCGTACAAGTTGAACAAAATCTGCTTAATACAGGATGGGTTCTGGCTTCGATAGACAATACGACATCTGGTTTGATTCCGGTATCTTATGTTCAGGGCTCCCAACGACAACAGATCTTAGGTAAAACTACTTTGGGTGAACATGTGGAAAGTGTATCTTGAGTACAGAGTgtctatttgaaaagtacaAATGAAGGGTCGCTGGTCTAAACATGTTAACTTACATTCCAAAAATTTTATAGGGCGATGAAGAACTTTTGCCATTTGTTTATTTAACTTTTCTTTCGATTGGAGAATTTTGTGCATTTCTTTACTGTTCATAATCGCATGTTTGTTCAATGTTTTTCTGGATCTTCTATTGAAAATCgaactgacttgcgattataggcagctTATTTGTcctatgttctatgggattccttaTACCCAtacgtagggtgaccatatgtcCTGGTTTCCCGGGacttgtcctggtttttcactgactgtcctggCGTCCTGGGAAGTCAaggaaaacgcttgatttgtcctggtttttgttctgtaagcctaaaatatttttctttactgAGTCTTTGCTTTATTTTCTCTGGTTCAGATCGCAGTTACGACCGATCGCAACCATAACTGAGACGTAAGCTCACTCTCAAGCCAAATTCGAGAGTTTTATACACTCGAATCCCTCAATTATACCATCCAATTTCTTTATTAATTTCTCGACTTTCTTCTCTAACGTAGAAATTGAAAAGATAAAGAACGAGGCGTTCGTACATAGCCTATGAATGACCTGTTTaatccgttttcaaggaaatttGGCAGCCGAACGAATCCAAATGGTTCCAGTTGTAGATCAATCTTAGACCACAAATTGAAGACGTTTTGGTGGCTTTGCTTCTGCTTGAGATCTCTTTCCAGTGGCACtttttcgtcttactggaaatccgCGAACATTTTACAATCCATGAAAagggaaatgacgaaatatcaataactatcgtggaataactaCATTGAGTTCTCTCtctagctggtgattatggaaccatttcAGGGTCAATGCTATCATTAACATGGCTTCACTGGACGCTAAACAGCGACTAACCTGCCGAGTCTAACATCCTACttaacagggagtatggaagGTCGCGTTCAAAcagatattatttacaccaacctatccgctatttttcatataacgattgaaaaatggagaaatttgtagTCACTTTGCTCTCAGATCGAGAAATAGTGATTGTAATTGGAGATTGCCAGctacatatttttaaatcaggaaTGGCGTAGGGAAGTTACTTGTGACTGTTGATGCTTctactttacttcaatgacgtgtgtTGAGTGCGGATAACCTCTCGCCGGTCCTGCACAGATGATTTCAGAATATTTCGCATCATCCTCTAAATTAATGATTGCCAATTTTTCCAACATGTCATGTAACCTTCGCTGATGGTTATGTAACAAGAACTGCGAGTGAATAAATCCAAAAAAGCTACCAGAACCTAGAACTTTTTAGCTGCTGAAAACCTGGGGAGAAGGCACAATCAATTAAGAGGTGATGGAGGGTGGTAGTCCCCTttggactgtcctggtttttcacccgcttgatatggtcaccctacccaTGCGACAATTATAGATATGACGGTAGGTTAGTTAAGATCTGGGACGGGATCTGTACatgttttcttttctttttttctgttcattttcgTCTTTCTGCCTCATACTTTTATggggccgttcatataccacgtggacagagTGTAGGGGGTACGAAAAAGTCCACGCTTGTCCTTTTTTAGAATGTAGAGCAAATTTTCTGCATCATTGGCATAAGCGCTTGCTTCTTTCCTTCCAATATTTCTCAATAGTAAGAAACACTTAAATCGCACATGCagttcaacgcttttttgtgaaaagggcgatacttacaaatgtaaacataaggcttttttaaagatgcaaatgagggctttgaaatgcaataaattaacctaaaaatttggattctacgatattgctttcttaaactacgcCAAAAATACAacaggcgaaactgtatttttgtttgtttatttaaagtttcgcccttcacgctccatgcaaacaaactgagcaatactttttttgctagcagtttagaggcgaaactgttttttcgtatttttttaggattatcaagctgataccagctgtaaatagtaacaatgatcgctattgaaaaaatccggacgaaatcggtggtgtaaaacggaagttattgtaaaaaacgtaagggcgatacttcaatgctgataggtgggaccgaaaaagtaaacaatcgccaaaggggcatTACTATTATTTTGTCGATttaaatagcaaaaacaaattttaatttaataatttcaaatactttatgaagttttgggtttcgatcactgaatcatgcaatctaggatgtaaaaaacacaatagttcttaaataggaaataaaaccatatCGAAATatttactgttgattttctttgaatggtgttactgctagtatcgcccttttcaagaaaaagcgttgagtTCTGTAATTGACATCACACAATTTTGTTCTCAGAAACATTCGATCGAATCTTATGTAATTTTATTAGTTTCCACTTGTTACAATGTAAGTTTGTTTGATAATTTGTTACACGACTATATCCAAGAATTCAATGTTGCCTCCATGTTGTGTTATTATgataaactagctaatacccatcgcgcgttacTGCGACTTAaacgaaataggagaaaaacaaTAATCCCCATACCAACCAATAGCACAGCATtgcggcaatcggttaagccgtttgggagttcaTAAATCATTTTCATACAAATATTgacttatacagggtgtttgctTCCTATatatgcataagagtcccatattgaaaaacagcaagccgagagaaacgctgttcaagatttacatttttcattgagccttatggatgggacaaccatgttttggcattttttcGATATTGTCTGAACAAagctggtaatcttatttgtacattatgattcagtggtgataaaGAATACAATCCtatctcattttcgacaaaaaattaTATGGGACTATTATGCTTATATGGGcagtttggttcatggttaagaacctctcgaggaaTGATTGACTgtaatatttgaagaaaaaaaaatcgttctacgcataccatcaaatctcaactgttattgaactttttatgctaaaaacttatttgtcttaaaatacctctaactcaaaatgtatactttgtatttcaaatcttttagttccattggataggtgagaaaatatTCCATTGAGTGATGTCCTCACAAGTTCCAGTTAATGAGGTTGATtaaccttttcaaagtaatttatttaaaatttagcaattttgatcgatttttcgttcatttctcgaaaatcttaatagttaacatactTTAACATTTCAGATtattagtcttgaagagctgcataattcacggcatgattcgttttttgacatgatacacttatcttttcttaatttcatgtgtttgggttattgaacttggatatttctatctcattttcactaatactagctctaattgaaaaaaaaagatgggtgggtaatgtcacgtaaggaacacgttcttcaaatatgttgatactcattggaatttacggaaaaaaggtgatttgggcgaggaatatttcaaattattctttacaaaaatgatggtggtcctgaaaaggaccgtttttgttgtcgttgttggccttggtaaaggagatggctaacgatgaaatgaattgttagcatgagaaagtcgcatagtactggccaatggcagaacagataataattgattcctgaaaatcaatttttctttattcatgtaaattatacatacttacaaatctaacagaatattcctggtcatatttctgaatcattagtgcgaacattgtgtaatttggtgaagt carries:
- the LOC131693764 gene encoding peroxisomal membrane protein PEX13 isoform X4, with protein sequence MHPTNFRNPVLSEPRLFGGQYTLSTPAGHVSSNHPPPLPPRPFQQSSGTGMYANAYGTRFGMPPYGYSGLSNGYSMFGNNMMNDGMYGGGYGFNPPYPEHRFIQMAEESSRPTFQSIESLVGAISNIATMLDSTFFALTSSFRAVLGVAANFAHLRGVFAQFWTSFALFRWIVWSYRKLLFLLKITKTDPTENNFKEAFKMAKNDKQATSVKGSSLPVILFLGFIMSAPYLLMKLFGSSEHVERTKNPHSWVNPLEAVALFNFDSTNPEELTIRAGQQVLIAPKTVQVEQNLLNTGWVLASIDNTTSGLIPVSYVQGSQRQQILGNAIM
- the LOC131693764 gene encoding peroxisomal membrane protein PEX13 isoform X1, which translates into the protein MHPTNFRNPVLSEPRLFGGQYTLSTPAGHVSSNHPPPLPPRPFQQSSGTGMYANAYGTRFGMPPYGYSGLSNGYSMFGNNMMNDGMYGGGYGFNPPYPEHRFIQMAEESSRPTFQSIESLVGAISNIATMLDSTFFALTSSFRAVLGVAANFAHLRGVFAQFWTSFALFRWIVWSYRKLLFLLKITKTDPTENNFKEAFKMAKNDKQATSVKGSSLPVILFLGFIMSAPYLLMKLFGSSEHVERTKNPHSWVNPLEAVALFNFDSTNPEELTIRAGQQVLIAPKTVQVEQNLLNTGWVLASIDNTTSGLIPVSYVQGSQRQQILAPVFVTRNTGISDILESTKVVIRITYTSGSMAENASGRQQRLMQASLRNSILIDE
- the LOC131693764 gene encoding peroxisomal membrane protein PEX13 isoform X3; amino-acid sequence: MHPTNFRNPVLSEPRLFGGQYTLSTPAGHVSSNHPPPLPPRPFQQSSGTGMYANAYGTRFGMPPYGYSGLSNGYSMFGNNMMNDGMYGGGYGFNPPYPEHRFIQMAEESSRPTFQSIESLVGAISNIATMLDSTFFALTSSFRAVLGVAANFAHLRGVFAQFWTSFALFRWIVWSYRKLLFLLKITKTDPTENNFKEAFKMAKNDKQATSVKGSSLPVILFLGFIMSAPYLLMKLFGSSEHVERTKNPHSWVNPLEAVALFNFDSTNPEELTIRAGQQVLIAPKTVQVEQNLLNTGWVLASIDNTTSGLIPVSYVQGSQRQQILVTPVSVTSWSLPK
- the LOC131693764 gene encoding peroxisomal membrane protein PEX13 isoform X2, coding for MRKCLFSKSTGCVAPFQQSSGTGMYANAYGTRFGMPPYGYSGLSNGYSMFGNNMMNDGMYGGGYGFNPPYPEHRFIQMAEESSRPTFQSIESLVGAISNIATMLDSTFFALTSSFRAVLGVAANFAHLRGVFAQFWTSFALFRWIVWSYRKLLFLLKITKTDPTENNFKEAFKMAKNDKQATSVKGSSLPVILFLGFIMSAPYLLMKLFGSSEHVERTKNPHSWVNPLEAVALFNFDSTNPEELTIRAGQQVLIAPKTVQVEQNLLNTGWVLASIDNTTSGLIPVSYVQGSQRQQILAPVFVTRNTGISDILESTKVVIRITYTSGSMAENASGRQQRLMQASLRNSILIDE
- the LOC131693764 gene encoding peroxisomal membrane protein PEX13 isoform X5 — protein: MYANAYGTRFGMPPYGYSGLSNGYSMFGNNMMNDGMYGGGYGFNPPYPEHRFIQMAEESSRPTFQSIESLVGAISNIATMLDSTFFALTSSFRAVLGVAANFAHLRGVFAQFWTSFALFRWIVWSYRKLLFLLKITKTDPTENNFKEAFKMAKNDKQATSVKGSSLPVILFLGFIMSAPYLLMKLFGSSEHVERTKNPHSWVNPLEAVALFNFDSTNPEELTIRAGQQVLIAPKTVQVEQNLLNTGWVLASIDNTTSGLIPVSYVQGSQRQQILAPVFVTRNTGISDILESTKVVIRITYTSGSMAENASGRQQRLMQASLRNSILIDE